taaccactgtgccacccaggcgccccgccacatcataaattcttttccaaagtctCCCTCACCAGGAAATCCTCTGCAACTTTGCTAAGGATACCAACTAAAGATGCTAACAACGTGTTCATATTAGCCACATTTTCAGTCACAACTCAAATCCTCATGTTTTACTGAATTTGGCTGTAACCAGGCCAGCCTACCAATGTTCTCAGGTCTCCTTAGAATAAAAATGAACCCACTGCATAAACTTTCATACTCCTTTAGGAACATGTCCCCCTCCTGGTAACTACTGTTAACCTAGATGTAAAATGGACATGTTTACCCAGAGCAGTAACCCTTACAGGAATTTCCCCTGTTCACtgtccatttacatttttcttaaggTCAAATTTTATTAGAGCAGCTCTTTCCCACACAATGTTTCAGGATAGAAACGTTCTATTATCTGTACTTTCCAATAACGCAGCCACTAGTCTTAACACTTCAGAACTGGCTAGTAGGACTGAGAAACTGGATGTAAAGTAATCATacgtggggggcgcctgggtggcacagcggttaagcgtctgccttcggctcagggggtgatcctggcgttatggatcgagccccacatcaggctcctccactgggagcctgcttcttcctctcccactccccctgctgtgttccctctctcactggctgtctctgtcgaataaataaataaaatcttaaaaaaaaaaaagtaatcatacGTGGGGCCAGTGGCTGTGTTATTGGAAAGTACAGGTAAAATACTCGACAGCACAGCTTTAGTTAACAGCAAATTAAGTCCCACTTCAGAACCTTCATTACTGTCCCTTCTACATAAGAATTCAGGACTTCTGCCTGTTTCTTTTCCTGAGTTATTTGTTTTGTCTCTAATATTCTGCCTATCCTGTTCTCTACCTTACCACCCCTGCCTACTGGAAATTGGTTTCACTATTTCCTAAATTTAAGAGACTACCCAAGTTGGTGGCAAAAGAGCTAAagcaagtaagaaagaaaaacatactttCAAAAAAAAGGCATAATAAAGAAATGCAGCTAACACCACAGATTTTAGAGCTCAATGAGGCATTCCATTTCCACCTCTCCGGCTGAAGTTTCCTGCCCTAAAACTTGTAGTTTAACTCATCTAGGACAAAACTATGTCAGAATTCCACAAATTTTAGGCCTAACTTCTCAAAATGAAGACCCACATCAACTGGGAATATTAAGATTCAGCTCTGGGGTGGAGAACTGAGTTTTAGCATTTCTCACAAACTCCAGGTAAGGTCAGTGAACCCTATGCTGTCAGTCCATGGATTTGGATTTGAGATTAGCAAGGCTTAAACAAGAGACACTTTATGCTTCTTTAAAGAAAGACTCATtatgtaatacatatacatacataacaaagtgacacaaattttaaaaacaagaaatttattaacaaatataaacaaatcaatTACTGTTCTTATAAATTTTGCTTTTACATAACTAACTGATATCATACAAAACATTTACAATTATATGTACAAGACTCCCACCTGTATGAATCCTCTGGTCCATGTGTTATCTCTTATCtataaaagaaatctaaaatgttaatatttaaatattaaggatTTACATATTTGTGTCATTGTTTGTAATTGCAACAATTACCACTAAATGACTCCCAGAGATGGAATAATGCCAGGAACACACATTTGCAATAAAGTGCATTTCAGCCAACCTtataattagttttctttttttagacagGTACCCACAGTCCATATGGACTTTTTTTCGCATCTATTTTGGGGGATCCTGAAGAGGTCTCTTCAGCAGTAGCTTTAGCTGATTTCTGAAGCATTGGTTTTGCTACAGAATTCTGTAAGAGAAGAAATTCTTAAGTTAGCTATGCAAACACATACATTGTACTCAAAATACTTGCTTTTTACAAAATACACTAAGTAATTCCATTAAAGATTAAAACTTGAGACACCAACCAAACACAAAGAATGGACCCCACATTTATCACATGATCCAATCAAACTGTAAAGCGTACTTTAAAAACTACTAGGAAAAAATCAGACATATGCAAAGTATATTACGAGATAATATGCAGAaagtgttttcagttttgtttaagccttggctgattttaaaatattctgattacAGGGTTTtctgaaatgtgctttttaaatagtTCAACAAGTACAGAACGAAATgtgcaaaagaaaagtaaaatactgATAGGAAAAATGTATCAGATACAGCAGGAGCCAGTATACCGGTCACTTGTAAAGAATGGtacaaaaaaattatgaatggtTTATTCTATCTGAAGTGGCTTAGTAGACCCCTAATTACCACCACAAAACCAATGAGCCtcccaacaaaaataaaagcccacATAATAGAATTATGCCCCAAGTCCAATTTTCAAGTAGTCAGTGCGTAGATATACTTACATTAGAGCTAAAAACTATGCTTTTTTGCTGGGAAGGCTTTTCACTGGGATTTTTAGTTCCATCTTCTCCTAGTTTTTCCGACAGCTAAACaggtaagagaaaaaatacttttaaaaaaccatacCCTTGGTTTACGGTACTGTATAAAATGCAGCCCAACTGTATGTAATAAATTTAGTTGTAGAGACACAAATCGAATTGGATCTAATCATATAGTTAACAGCCTAAACAACATTAGTATTCCAGCTTTCCCCTTAAAACAAAACTGATTATCAGTTTAAGACACTCTTTCCCAATAAAACAGCATAATATTCCCCTGATGCAAATTCAATTAACTCTGAAAATAAAGTCATACCAGAAAAAACCTAGTTTCAAAAGAACTAAGGCATTTGCCAGTTGGAAATCTAATCATATGAAAAAACAACTCGACTAAGATCTTATTTACTACTAAATACTTAAGCAAACCCACATCTGGGTTTGAATGATAGAATCAGTTAAGATAGGAAAGATGTTCTCTAGATGAACCTATCAAACCCATAACTACCTTAAAACCTTGAAGGCTAtgaattttatactttctatttcaTATAATTAAGACCAGAGTGCAATTTGCCAATGCACATCCTGCACATTTCTGGAGAATTATAATAAACTTATCTGCAAGTGAAGCAGGCCTCTTCTTCTGTAATCTCTCAAAACATCTGgaatatattgcatatattatgAAAAGGACATCTGTATCACAGATGCCCTACCATtacagaatgtttaaaaaaaaaaattgtcctcaGTATCTTATCAAAATGGTACCTATACCAAATTCTAGCATGCACATGGATCTACCAACAAAAAACTAAACTTTCAGTGTGTGAAAGTAAACTTCAAATTAGTGAAACCTCTGATGCTTTTGCCCATGTATCAATTACCAACAGATTTTCTTCATCAATGTCTGGAGACCACATTCATGATTTCTATAAGACAGAAATAAAGCAGATAAACTATACTGTATGCTGAATACAAAATTTGTGGGAACATAATGCTGCAAATGAAAGCTACAGATAAAATACTCCATAAAGGCTAGTGAGAAAAATTCGAAAGCTATACAGAAATCGCCAAATACCACCTACAACTATGAAAATAATTAGTACTGTGTCACATGAAAATAAAGATCACGTATCTCCCATTTTCATGGGGGAGAGACCCTTTCTAGAGCTGCTATTTTGAtcttaacaaaatatatttaggcTTTCCAAGAAGCACTCTAagataaatcaaataaaaatagctaattaGATCTAACAGTTTCCTCAAGATTTTGTTTGGATAAACCTAGAACACTTACCTCAAACTTTGCACCACTGTTTGGCACAGCTGTTCCATGGTTCGTCTCTTTAGATGCAAGAACTTTTCTGAGACTAGCCGGCAAGTCAAAGTTAGCTGTTCCTAAAGCTTTTGCTGCATTGGCTTTCGCTATCTCTAACAGCTCCATTCGATCtacaaaaacaagacaagacaTTCGTTTATCCTGTTAATCCTGTAGCACTTTCCCCAAAGAATGCCAAATCACAAAACAAGcttgtgctttatttatttaggctaacaataaagacatttatatatatttttagtgggTAAAATACAgctataataacaaaaaattctCTACCTCATTTTTTGCTGAGAAAAGCAAGCATGCATCCTTTCATCTCAACTGGTTTTCAGTTCTTTACCAAAGGCCTGAATTTCCtaattgttttccctttctcttcaaaTCTGTCTCTGAACATCAAGTTCTTTTGTAATAGATTTTACACATGGCGCAATTGTCACAATGAATGAACCAATACAGATACATTTCTAAATCCATTTCCAAACTCCTAAAAGTTTTAGTTTGCGtgtctttttctgttctgtatcttaTCCCGCACTAAAACAATCATTTGTATTAAAATACTAgaactggggtgcctgtgtggctccgtcatctgccttcagctcaggtcgtgatcccggggtcccaaATAGAGCCTCctattgggctccctgatcagcaggagtctgcttctccctctgcccctcaccttgctcgtgctaataaataaaaccttaaagaagtaaataaaatactggaaCAAAATACATTTGTTTCAGTAACAGGGTACTGAGGAAAAAAGTTTTGATACTCTTCTTCCCACTCAATAGACAACAAAAGCTTAAGACCAACAATGTAAGTCACTAGTAATACCTAAAAAGGCTCCACTGAGAAGGGCCAGCCACTAGGAAAAAGATTTCCTCCACCGCAAGCTATTTAATACCACAGTCGACTTCTAATCCCCAGGGGAAAAGAACGTCCAAAATGGGGACCAAATAGAGCGCTTTTAATTGCCCTTAATCTACTTTATGTGTCCCTTCCCTCTTGGCTCCCAACAAACTACTAAAATTACAGGCGCCAAAAGCAACACGGCAACTTTGGTCCCCCAGCATACTCGTGCTGTTGCCAGCCACGTACGAGGGTGCGATGGAAAGATTCGCGGCAGATGACTCACCCTTCTCACTCAAGCGAAAAGGGGAGGGGCTCCGCGACCTGGTCCGGGACCTAGCCCTCCAACTCCTGCGTTCCTCCGGGTACACGGTGCGGCCGAAGCCATAGAAGCGCCGCCCCCGCGGCAGCGCGGAGGCCCGTCGGTAATACGAGCGTCCCCGCAAGCGGGACCGGCTGCGGGAGCGGGGCCGGGACGGCGACTGGCGGTATCTCCTGGACGCGCTGTAGCCCCTATCCCGGTACCGGCGGCCGCGGGAGCGCGACCGGCTGCGCGAGTAGGAGTGCGAGTAGCGCCTATACTTCCTCTGGTGGCGCCTCCTGGACCAGGACCTGGACCTGCTTCTCCTCCGGGGCCGGCTCCGACTCCGCGACGACGCCCGGCTCGAGCCGCTGGAGCGGGACCGAGACCTCCCGGAAGACGAGCGGCTCCTGGACGCCGAGGACAGGCGGCTGGACCGGCCCGACCGAGACGTCGAGGGGGACTCTTTGTCCTGCGGCGAGCCGCGCCACAGGTCGTTCACGTACTGAGACATCTCGGCCCGAGGCTGCAAGCTTCCCTCCGTCTCTGAGGATACCTGCCCGGAAACTCGGCGCCTAAAAACAAccgggggcggagggggggtTACCGGAAGTGAGTCGCGCGGACGGGCCCCAAGCCAAGAAACTAACCGGGCCGCTCCGACTCCGGGAGGTGGCGACCCCAAAGGCCAGCCGGCTCGCCCTGCCAGCGGCCCCTTTGTGCCTCACCCGCGCCCCACGTACCTGGGACCGACCCCGTCACCAGGAAACTTACCACCACAGGCCGTCA
This window of the Ailuropoda melanoleuca isolate Jingjing chromosome 2, ASM200744v2, whole genome shotgun sequence genome carries:
- the RSRP1 gene encoding arginine/serine-rich protein 1, translated to MSQYVNDLWRGSPQDKESPSTSRSGRSSRLSSASRSRSSSGRSRSRSSGSSRASSRSRSRPRRRSRSRSWSRRRHQRKYRRYSHSYSRSRSRSRGRRYRDRGYSASRRYRQSPSRPRSRSRSRLRGRSYYRRASALPRGRRFYGFGRTVYPEERRSWRARSRTRSRSPSPFRLSEKDRMELLEIAKANAAKALGTANFDLPASLRKVLASKETNHGTAVPNSGAKFELSEKLGEDGTKNPSEKPSQQKSIVFSSNNSVAKPMLQKSAKATAEETSSGSPKIDAKKSPYGLWVPV